A window of Amaranthus tricolor cultivar Red isolate AtriRed21 chromosome 8, ASM2621246v1, whole genome shotgun sequence genomic DNA:
TGGATAAAATCGTAAAATTTCAGGGAATGTGTGTGTGATATTTTGTGAATTGTTTTAATACTTTCGTATCTGGTAGAAATTGAAATATTGATATTGAGATTTGTGTGTTTACCATTTTGGAGAATACCTTACTTAGGAAATATATGAGATTGTAattttaaggatgaaatttatTTAAAGTTGGGtagaaattaatattaatacatctaaattttaaaatatttaatcattaattaattataaggtTTGAAGATCCAGAAGAGGATATGAGATCATTTGGATCAATAATTATATGATGTTAATGTTGAATCAAACATGTAGTTTTGGGTCCAAATATACATAGAGttttttttgaatcaaattATCTTTTATAGTTGTATGAAATTATCTCACTGTGAGATGTGCCCGTATAATAACTCATTttaataattgatcattttaaagttgtaaatgatcattttaacaCGCTAAATATCTCATTAAAAgatcattttatttaagaatttatgttaTTGAATAAGTTGAAAATTGAACTAAGATGATAGAGAAGAccttaacggcccgtttggtacatagtattagagggcggtaatggtaataaaattaagtaataaaaaatttggttgtttggatgccttcaatggtaatggatgataataaaataaggtaatgaaattaccaaaaagggccatttttattaccatcaaacaacctagtattaggctgtaatggtaatgaagtattactgtggtaataaaataaggtaatgttgtttcgagccgaagaaaaaaatgatgaagaaaaaaaaggtaatgtatgtaattatccaaaaaaaatattattattaaaaaaagaatcattagatagaataatttagatacaataatgcttttagatacaaatatacaataatgaaactaagagtcattaccattttttattactaacaaccaaattcaatcaatgaaatattatcttccattaccattctttagtcatgcacaccaaacaaaataatctttattaccaattctcatatccatttcttcattactattgtcattacaacatttcattcccattacttcattaccatcaaccaaacgagcctcattaccatcaaccaaacggaccgtaagtgtaagtattttagaacggaagaagtacgatattttaaaaaaaaaagttatattaacATTTCTTACTTCCCTAAAAACCAGATTTGCCCTAAAAATTAGATTTGCTTCCTCCTTGTTAGCTCTGAATTTTTAGAAGCAAGAGCATGTTCTATCCCTTCTCCTCCACCTGATTAAGTGAAGAAATCAGCAACAATTTCCTTTCCTTTGGCCTGGAAATCGATTAAGAACTGCCCCAAAAACCCAATTTTATTccccaaaattaatttttttccaggTGTTTTGGTTTTGGGTGTAACAAAGCACCCTAAAACTTTGAAGCTCCAAACTATCGGCGGTGGTCGATAATGGAGGCATTGAAGGTTTCAAAAGctaatttggttgtttatcttCACCCCTCGAAGACCAAAGCCGTTCCAGATTCCGTTAAGCAGGAACTTAGTTCTCTATTATTCAAGTATTTCTCTTGTAATTGTAAATTTCTTTTGCTTTCAATAATTTGTGACTTATCTTGATTGAATCCTTTATTCCATTGTTTTGTTCCCACTATCAATTCAATTTCACTAATTTCAATTCGATGTCATTTAAACATAATTGTTAATTTAGGTGCTTGTTACCCTTTTCTGGGTTTGTCTGtgtaatgtaaattttttaactGATTATAATATTAAACTTTCTTATGATTTTGGCAGTTTCTGTTGAATGGGTCGTTAAGAAACAAATGGTTTATGCTTCTCAATTGGTTAAAAGCATGATTGTATTTATTTGGTCTGTTCAATAATATGCAATAGTTTCTTTATGActtctttattttatataaacaaGTAAAATTAATGTGAATTGTAAGCCTTGTATGATCGGGCATGATGCACATGCTCGGAATCAtccttatttttttataatcaaaatcCATGATTTGCACTGAAAGGACATTCTGATTCACAACTGAGCAATTCTTCAAGATGAATATGATTCTCTCGGGGGAGTTTTATGTGTCATTGAACTGTTGGAGTGTATGTATTGATAGAGTTTCAGTTATGTTAAGCATTCTGTCCAATTTTTTGTTGGGTTCTGTATTACATGTGTAATTCATAATGTTTTGGACTGATCATTTTTGTAAtgtttcttattgttttgaatttcaaTTTATGCTTTGGTCCCCAGGTTCAGTGAAAGTTTTGATGGTGTTTTATTGGCTTATGAGGTTGTGGATGTTCCAAGTAAACGCGGGAAAATTTTAAGTGGCCTGAATCCTTATGTTGGTGTTAGAGTATCGGCCAAACTTTTACTTTTTTCTCCAAAGCCAGATATGTATTTAGGTATGCTGTCACCTTTAACTTCAATCATTAACTATTGTGTCACATTTTTCGTTGTTGTAATCTTCCATCCTTGTGCTGCATCAATTGCAGTGCATGGGGTTTCCCACCTTCTCAACTTTTGTTAGCAATCAAAGGATTTGTTTCACATTTTGTTGCCTTCTCGTTACGTAGAGTACTTCATTTGATTCGGATGGCTGTTTTTGGTCCAAAGCTTCGGtttgttaaaatatattttgaattgATGATGTTTTCTTATCTTTGTTTTTTCCAGAAGGTAAAGTTGTAAAGGTGGCAGAAGAATCAATTCATGTTGTTGCTCTTGGATTTTCAGCTGCTATTATCACACAAGAAGACATTCGtgatgaatttgaatttaaagttGTACGTACCATTTGCTTGTTTGTTTCATGATTTCCTTTTGATTTATTGTTGCTGCATATTTTTTGCCAATtattatttggttttatttgttgtagAAACATGGAAAAGAAGTGTTCAGGAGCAAATTAAATAAGCTTCATATAATTAAAGTTGGATCATTGATACGTTTCGTAGTCAAGAGGTGAGATACATTATTCTTCTAGTCAATCAGTTTGTGATAAAAATTGACTTATTTCTAGCTTATACTTCCATGCATGTTGCTCTCTAGAGCTTTAGCTTTTTCTTGAACTTATATAGATGGTAAAAACTTGAAGTGAGCCATCTCTGAG
This region includes:
- the LOC130821388 gene encoding uncharacterized protein LOC130821388 is translated as MEALKVSKANLVVYLHPSKTKAVPDSVKQELSSLLFKFSESFDGVLLAYEVVDVPSKRGKILSGLNPYVGVRVSAKLLLFSPKPDMYLEGKVVKVAEESIHVVALGFSAAIITQEDIRDEFEFKVKHGKEVFRSKLNKLHIIKVGSLIRFVVKSFDEETIHISGSLISPTTGSIHVLNKNLPETVLTNRKQRENEGIIEELHSGAVDGGEISDDYHILRKSKRKRGHH